In the Entelurus aequoreus isolate RoL-2023_Sb linkage group LG16, RoL_Eaeq_v1.1, whole genome shotgun sequence genome, AAGGAGTACGTTTATTGTCTTCAGAATGATTACGTTGCACTGTAAGTCTCATGTGTTTCTCTGTCAGATCTATGAGATAGACAGAATCCGGATGCTGTACCAGCAGATGCGCCACTTGGAGCTCACCTATGGCCCGGATGCCTCCAGCTACCAAAGTGTCTTAGGTGTACAGACCACCACTGCAGCTCCTACTACCGCCACCCAGCCTCCCACCACCCCAGCTCCTACATCTGACCCTCTGGAGCATGCTCAGAGGATCTACCTGTGCCACCCCAAAGACCCTCTTTGCAAACCTCAGATTGTCTACATGCCCACCGGGGCCGTGGTGGTGCTGTGCGACCCACGGCACAACCCGGCCTGCAGGCCCAGAACGGAGGAAGAGATCAAATCCGCTGCTCCTCATCCTCCTCAACAGCCTCCAGCTCCTCCCAAAAAGTCTGCTCCACCTCCTCCCATCACTGTGAAACAAATGGACTACCACTGCGACCCTTACTGGGATCCCGATTGCCTCATGGACTACCCCCTCAGTCCCGTGCAGGACACCACGGAGCCTGTTGAAGAGAAGGCGGTGAACGAGGACGACGCAAACGCTGAGGAAAGCGTGCCTGCAGGAAGCACCAAGAAAGAAGACAACAACCCTTACTTTGACCCCTATGATTTTAAAcgtgacctctatgacccctcccACTTTGCCAATCCAGACCCTGAGGAGCAGTAAAAACCCTAAACCAGACCACCAACAAACCTGTCAAGTCTAAATCAAAACCTGTGTTGTTATCATTAATTACATGCGATATTAAGCGGAATaacaacaatacatttttaaaagtggTCCTGTGTGTTGGCTGTTTCATCACTTTAAACACATCATGTTTAATAAGAGAATTGTCATCACTTTTTATCAATGTAATTATTGTCTAATTATAtattaggctatatatatatatatatatatatatatatatatatatatatatatatatatatatatatatatatatatatatcattattcatgcgttcgttacgtctcgtctccattACTGTAACCTATCATTTTcatgtctccctatgtctagcattcaaatattacagttggtacaaaatgcgactgctagacttttgacaagaacaagaaagtttgatcatattacgcctatactgtatatacctttatatacatatatatatttatatatacctatatatatatatatacctatactggctcacctgcactgttttcctgtgcacttaagatgcgactttaaggttttactacttaggtataaaatactacacggtctagctccatcctatcttgctgattgtattgtaccatatgtcccggcaagaaatctgccttcaaagaactctggcttattagtgattcccagagcccaaaaaaagtctgcgggctatagagcgttttctattggggctccaataacagtaacagttagagatgctacctcagtagaagcatttaagtctcatcttaaaactcatttgtatactctagcctttaaatagacccctctttagacaagttgatctgccgtcGCTTTTcttctctgcccccctctcctctcGTGGAGAGggggtgttggggggggggggggggggcacagattcgctgtccaaagtcgggacccagggtggaccactcatctgtaaatcagttggggacatctctgtgctgctgacctgtctctactcaagatgatctcctgctggggctgaactctcacactattatgttagatccactatggactggactctcacactattatgttagatccactatggactggactctcacactattatgttagatccactatggactgaactctcacactattatgttagatccactatggactgaactctcacactattatgttagatccactatggactggactctcactattatgttagattctctatggactggactctcacactattatgttagatccactatggactggactctcacactattatgttagatccactatggactggactctcacactattatgttagatccactatggactggactctcactattatgttagatccactatggactggactctcacactattatgttagatccactatggactggactctcacactattatgttagatccactatggactggactctcacactattatgttagatccactatggactggactctcactattatgttagatccactatggactggactctcacactattatgttagatccactatggactggactctcacactattatgttagatccactatggagtgaactctcacactattatgttagatccactatggactggactctcactattatgttagatccactatggactggactctcacactattatgttagatccactatggactggactctcacactattatgttagatccactatggactggactctcacactattatgttagatccactatggactgaactctcacactattatgttagatccactatggactgaactctcacactattatgttagatccactatggactgaactctcacactattatgttagatccactatggactggactctcactattatgttagattctctatggactggactctcacactattatgttagatccactatggactggactctcacactattatgttagatccactatggactggactctcactattatgttagatccactatggactgaactctcacactattatgttagatccactatggactggactctcactattatgttagatccactatggactgaactctcacactattatgttagatccactatggactggactctcactattatgttagatcctctatggactggactctcacactattatgttagatccactatggactggactctcacactattacgttagatccactatggactggactctcacaatattatgctagatccactcgacgtcaatTGCATCCCGTCGCCCAGGgggcgggggtccccacatctgcggtcccctccaaggtttcttattgtcatcccattgggttgagttttttcttgccctgatgtgggatctgagcccaggatgtcgttgtggcttgtgcagccctttgagacacacaTGATTtagggccctgtgatgaggtggcgacttgtccagggtgtacaccgccttccgcccgattgtagctgagataggctccagcgccccccgcgaccccgaagggaataagcggtagaaaatggatggatggatgatttagggctatataagtaaacattgattgattgatatatataataattgttgtaataatagtattattcCAGGATAAATTGATCAAAAATAATGTCAAACTGAGGTTGCATTAATGAAGCATCATTTGGATGTAAAGTATTTATGACAACAACATTTCAATGTAGTGTATGACTACTTGCTGCATGCAGTATATTTTCCGCCTGCGTGGGGCGGTAGTTGTTCCCTGTTGTGGTGGCGAGTGCCGAGGAAGAAAGGCCGCGGCGTCTCCCAGCCTCCTTCCAGCATCATCACCGCCATCACTTACTGACTTACTGCTCTTCACCAACAACGACAACAACGACATTGTCGTCACTGGCTGCTTCAAATCTGACGTCAGGTGATTATCTCTTCACGCACATTTGACATGTACGCGTTTTTCCCGCCGGCTTGTTGGGATGCTTGTGACAGCATAGGCCCGCcggattagcatgctaacctagctagctagcggcccgTCCGCTTTTAATGACAcggattagcatgctaacctagctagctagcggcccgTCCGAGCTGCTAATGAGACAAATAAGATTGTTGGACAAGATCACTTGCTGGCGGAAAACTTCGGGCATGACATTCACAAGTGACTcaaataaagtgcagtttaaTGAATGCTGCATTTGTCCCACTAGCTATTGTTATGTACAGTTGCCAGCGGGAGGGGCGGGGTCACGCCCTCACAATGACGTCAGAGATGGAAAACACAGATTTTGGACACAGTGATGAATTATATCTTGTAATTGTGCTGCATGTATTCAATTGAGATGGTTTAAGACTACGCCCTATCTGAAGTCATGAGGTTGTACACAGATAAAGAGAACATTGTAATGATCAGATGTTAGCAGTGTGACAACTTAAGCCCTTGGCCATTTCTTTGGGAggattatacaaacatacatgctgACTTTCTTTATGACTAATGTGTTGAAGAAATCCAGCTAAACCCACTCTTaactgacaataaaatgttgatttttttttttaaatatagtacAGTCGTCGTAGTGTACATCATTTAAAATAAGACATATGCTCGACTGAATGCAGTTATTTAGTGAACAATGCTACTAAAGTGTTGATAGTAGAGGtgggaattagagatgtccgataatatcggcctgccaatattatcggctgataaatgctttaaaatgtaatatcagaaattatcggtatcagttttaattttttatttcaattttaattttttattaaatcaacataaaaaacccaagatagacttacaattaatgcaccaacccaaaaaacctacctcccccattcacactcattcagggttgtttctttctgttattaatattctgcttcctacattgtatatcaatatatatcaatacagtctgcaagggatacagtccgtaagcacacatgattgtgcgtgctgctgctccactaatagtactaacctttaacacttaatttgactcattttcattaattactagtttctaagtaattgttttactttcttttttattcaagaattttttttaaatttatttatcttattttattgtattaatttttttaaaaaggaccttatcttcaccatacctggttttccatattaggcataataatgtgttaattccatcactgtatatatcggtatcggttgatatcggtatcggtaattaagagttggacaatatcggatatcggcaaaaaagccattatcggacatccctagtgggaATCCTTGGCCACCTCACGATtccattacgattcaggagccaattatcgattaaaaatcgattattgttaaACTTAGACACATTAGATGCATCTTAAATTTATTtacattgatgcagttttacatttattttggtttcactaaataagtgtttattacttgcaaatttaaaaaaaaaaacagtgcatttgtaataagaaacagttaattaATTCCCATCATTttcattaaattaatgaaaatgtgtgcaaaactgcaacataagtgccctaaaataaaggagctggtctgaTCTCTCGCTGCAGTCAGACACATTTTATAACTGACTGcatgactttatttacaataaatacatcgattATCAATTATTGATGTTTGCTCattgattttataatcgtccatgtccgaattgcgatgcatctaaaaatcgattatttaacCTCTAATTGATAGTTTTAGTTAGTTTAGACATTTCTTTGTCTGAAAATGCTCAGATCAAGTCCAAGATATGCtttacaaaaaacaaatttgcAATAGATTGTTGAGCCTGTGAATTTTCAAAGTGACAGTAGAAAGAATAGTCTCCTTCCATGCATAATCGATCAAATCTAAGTGCTGTAATCTGCAATACAACCACAATTATGAAGAAGCTTAATGTTAAATGAATACTTCTCTGACAAGTCATGATCTGTGTAAATTGTTTTTGTGTTGGACAAATGTGCTGTATTAGCTAATGTTCTGACCAAAAAGTGTAAATAGCTATCTGGTAAGAAACTAAGTTGTTAGTAACGCTTAAAGACCTTTGGTAATAGTGTTGTGTAAAAGTAATCAGAGTTTACCACATATTGGCAATATACCATGCCGTCATTATATGATCATTTGCATAATCAGCGATAATGCATACAtctaacatttatttacatttaaaaaggatttaaaaaatgtgtacatatatttaaaaacaaatctgtgttattagtaattatacagtatattttgttcttatacagttttgctctatttttcaattgttgctgcttattttatGACTACAATGTTACACAGGCTGCACCCTGGTTTAATGACACATATTATTCTGCCCTCCCGaaatgttggaatttagtttgccaaatatgtaaacagtctttGAAATTAGAGCTGCAAACAACAACTTGAGATCGTTTATTGTAAAACTAAGAACAATAAACACACAAAGGAAAATCCATTGATATACATATAAAGTGCATATACTTGTTAAATCAGTTTGTTATTTAAACTGGTAAAAAGAAATGCAATTATACAGGATGAAGGTAGGTTTTAATGccgctagctcaggggtcggcaacccaaaatgttgaaagagccatattggaccaaaaatacaaaaacaaatctgtctggagccgcaaaaaattaaaagccatattacatgtgtcatgagatataaatttaattaggaggacttaaaggaaactaaattagctcaaatatagctacaaatgaggcataatgatgcaatatgtacatatcgctagcctaaatagcatgttagcatcgattagcttgcagtcttgcagtgaccaaatatgtctgattagcactccacacaagtcaataacatc is a window encoding:
- the LOC133631437 gene encoding uncharacterized protein LOC133631437, coding for MEAAHEVSLLQMHEGRSSVETLHTGIYEQLISGEVWQVKMFMLQMPRMSCGVCLLGVLCCLLIMPALLQASSLMRLNKDAVSIESAKAHGFLTHSRAKRNMDPKWYRGTPDFQSYYRFYTSIGHIEGIYEIDRIRMLYQQMRHLELTYGPDASSYQSVLGVQTTTAAPTTATQPPTTPAPTSDPLEHAQRIYLCHPKDPLCKPQIVYMPTGAVVVLCDPRHNPACRPRTEEEIKSAAPHPPQQPPAPPKKSAPPPPITVKQMDYHCDPYWDPDCLMDYPLSPVQDTTEPVEEKAVNEDDANAEESVPAGSTKKEDNNPYFDPYDFKRDLYDPSHFANPDPEEQ